A genomic stretch from Eretmochelys imbricata isolate rEreImb1 chromosome 24, rEreImb1.hap1, whole genome shotgun sequence includes:
- the BNIPL gene encoding bcl-2/adenovirus E1B 19 kDa-interacting protein 2-like protein: MKKRLPAPDLSLSLDRAEGSVLSGDYPDRTPDGSLDINVDELETPSESELLDGPEGGHDFDWEDELPRARRLDSSLLEEKLSEGRMVDVEDKDGRKWRIFLTDEQEQKVDLSIVEPYKRVISHGGYYGEGLNAIILFASCYLPHSSIPDYPYVMEHLFRYIIGTLEVMVAESYILVCLNGATLRSQIPSFGWIKQCYRTIDRRLRKNLKAMIIVHPTWYVKALMTVIRPFLSSKFGRKVQFVDSLWELSQQIPLEQVHIPDCIRQ, translated from the exons ATGAAGAAGCGGCTGCCGGCGCCAGATCTCAGCCTGTCTTTGGACCGGGCCGAGGGCTCGGTGCTGTCGGGCGACTACCCGGACCGCACGCCGGACGGCAGCCTGGACATCAACGTGGACGAGCTGGAGACGCCGTCCGAGAGCGAGCTGCTGGATGGGCCTGAGGGCGGCCATGACTTCGACTGGGAAG ATGAACTGCCCAGGGCCCGGCGCCTGGACAGCAGCCTGCTTGAGGAGAAACTCAGTGAGGGGCGCATGGTGGACGTTGAGGACAAGGACGGACGGAAGTGGAGGATTTTCCTGACGGACGAGCAGGAGCAGAAAGTGGATCTGAGCATCGTCGAGCCCTACAAGAGGGTCATCTCCCATGGAG GGTACTACGGGGAAGGCCTCAATGCCATCATCCTCTTTGCCTCCTGCTACCTGCCCCACAGCAGCATCCCTGACTATCCGTACGTGATGGAGCACCTGTTCAG GTACATCATCGGGACCCTGGAGGTGATGGTGGCAGAAAGCTACATACTGGTGTGTCTGAATGGTGCCACGCTCCGCAGCCAGATCCCGTCCTTCGGCTGGATAAAGCAATGCTACCGGACCATTGACCGGCG GCTCCGTAAGAACCTGAAGGCCATGATTATTGTCCATCCCACCTGGTACGTCAAGGCGCTGATGACCGTTATCCGCCCCTTCCTCAG CTCCAAGTTTGGCAGGAAAGTGCAGTTCGTGGACAGCCTGTGGGAGCTGTCGCAACAGATTCCTCTGGAGCAAGTGCACATCCCCGACTGCATCCGACAGTGA